The Streptomyces sp. WZ-12 genome segment TTCTGGTCGTCGGGGACGTCGGCGCGGATGCGCTCCACCGTGGGCGGGAGGACCGCGTCAGCGGACATCACGGCGATCTCCTCGGCGATGTCCTTGAAGATCACCCGGGCCACCGCGCCGTCCTCGATGACCAGGATGGCGTTCTCGCCGTGCGGCATGAAGACCAGGTCGTAGGCGTAGAAGGCGTGCAGGACCGGGGTGAGGTAGCCGTCGAGGTAGCGGCGGAGCCAGACCTCGGGGGCCAGGCCGGATTCCGCGATGAGGGCGGCGGCGAAGGAGTCGCCGGCGCGGTCGACGTGGAGGAGGGAGGCCATGGTGGCCAGCCGCTGGCCCGGTTCGAGGGTGGGGACCGGGCTCTCGCGCCAGAGGGCGGCGAGCATCTTGCGGTACGGGGAGCCCTTTTCGGTGGCGGCCTCGTACTGGCGGTGGTGGTAGCCGATGGCGGCGCGCTCGCGGATGATCGAGAAGCGGGCGGCGCGGAAGGTGTCGTCGGCGTCGATCAGGCGGGCCAGCCAGTCGTTGATGGCGGGGGTGGCCTCCATGTAGGAGGCCGAGAGGCCGCGCATGAAGCCCATGTTGAGGACCGACAGGGCGGTCTTGACGTAGTGCCTCTCGGGGCTGGTGGTGTTGAAGAAGGTGCGGATGGACTGCTGGGCGAGGTACTGGTCGTCGCCGGGGCCCAGGCAGACCAGGCGGCGCTGGGCGACCTCGGCGGCGAAGGTGACGGAGAGCTTGTTCCACCACTGCCAGGGGTGGGTGGGGAAGAAGAAGTAGGCGTCCGGGTCGAGGCCGAGGGAGGTGAGGGTGGCGGTGAAGCGGGCCCGGGTCTCGGCGGGGAGCTCGGCGTCGATGAGGGTGGCGTAGTCGAGGCCGGCGCCGGCGGTGAAGGTGGTGTGGTCGCGGTGGGCGGCCAGCCACAGGAGCGTCAGCGGGGCGGCGGCCTCGGGGGCGTAGGCGTGGTACTCGTGGACGCCGAAGCCGAGGCGGCCGTTGTTGGCGACGAAGCAGGGGTGGCCCTCGGTCATGCCGGTCTCGACGGCCTGGAAGCCGGCGGCGGCGAGCTCGGCGGCGGTGGGGGCCTTGCCGGCCAGCTTGTAGGCGGTGCCGGAGAGGGTGGAGCTGATCTCCTCCAGGTAGACCGGGAGGATGGTCTCGGACAGGCCGAGGGAGGTGTGGAACTCGGTGATGAAGTCCAGTGCGTCCAGGGGGAGTTCGGCGTCGTCGCGGTGGCGGCTGATGCTGTCCGGATCGATCTGCCAGTGGTCGAGGGCCCGTCTGTGGGCGGTGAAGCGGTAGGTGGTGGTGGCGTCGTCGCTGCGGACGGCGTAGCGGTCGGCGCCGTCCGCTACGCCCAACGGCTCGGGCGTGAGCAGGCGTTCGTGGGTGAACTCGGCGAGGGCCTTGCGGACCAGGGCGCGGTTGGCGCGCGCCCACAGCTCGGGGGTGAGGTGGGCGACGGCGTCCTGGGCGGGCTGCTGCGGGGCGGTCATGGGCGGTGGTCTCCTCGGGTGGCCAGGAACTGGTCGCGGGTGCAGATGCTGAGGTGGGCGTCTTTGGAGGGGAGTTGCACGGTGCGGACGACCTCGAAGCCGACGGACTCGTTGAGGGCGTGCACCGCGGTGTTGCGGGTGTCGGGTTCGACGACCACGCGCTCGACGGTCGGGTCGGCGAAGAGCATCTCCATGACGGTGGTGATCACCGCGCGGGTGAAGCCGTGGACGGGGGCGTTCGTCGGGGCGGTGAGGAAGTGCATGCCGACGTCGCCGGGGCGGGCGGCGTGGATGCCGACCAGTTCGCGGTGGGCGGGGTCGTAGCGCTCCATGAGGAAGGCCGGGGTGCCGTTGTGCAGGCCGAGGAAGGCGTCGTGGTGGGGGTCGCCGTCGATCCGGGTGAACTCCTTCTCGACGGCGGGCAGATCGCACTCCTGCATCAGCCAGAAGACGGCCTTGGGGTGGGTGACCCAGGTGTGGAGGACGGGCGCGTCGGCGAGCGGGTCGACGGGCCGCAGGGTGAACTCCCCGAGGGCGGGGTCGGTGCGGGTGAAGAGGGGGGCGTTCACGCGGATATCTCCATCGGGTCGTGCGGGCCGGCCGGGGCGGCGAACTCCTGGAAGGCGATGGCCTTTTCGACCGGGTAGTGCTCGCGGCCGAGGAGTTCGCGGATGATGCAGGAGTTGCGGTAGGCGGCCATGCCGAGGTCGGGGGTGACGAATCCGTGGGTGTGCAGCTCGGCGTTCTGCACGAAGATGTCGCGGCCGGTGGTGTCGATGCTGTAGTTGCGGGCGACGTCGTAGCGGCCCTGGGCGTCCCAGGCGATGCGGTCGCGGACCGGGTCCAGGAAGGCGGGGATGCGGTAGCGGTAGC includes the following:
- a CDS encoding GNAT family N-acetyltransferase, translating into MNAPLFTRTDPALGEFTLRPVDPLADAPVLHTWVTHPKAVFWLMQECDLPAVEKEFTRIDGDPHHDAFLGLHNGTPAFLMERYDPAHRELVGIHAARPGDVGMHFLTAPTNAPVHGFTRAVITTVMEMLFADPTVERVVVEPDTRNTAVHALNESVGFEVVRTVQLPSKDAHLSICTRDQFLATRGDHRP
- a CDS encoding IucA/IucC family protein, with product MTAPQQPAQDAVAHLTPELWARANRALVRKALAEFTHERLLTPEPLGVADGADRYAVRSDDATTTYRFTAHRRALDHWQIDPDSISRHRDDAELPLDALDFITEFHTSLGLSETILPVYLEEISSTLSGTAYKLAGKAPTAAELAAAGFQAVETGMTEGHPCFVANNGRLGFGVHEYHAYAPEAAAPLTLLWLAAHRDHTTFTAGAGLDYATLIDAELPAETRARFTATLTSLGLDPDAYFFFPTHPWQWWNKLSVTFAAEVAQRRLVCLGPGDDQYLAQQSIRTFFNTTSPERHYVKTALSVLNMGFMRGLSASYMEATPAINDWLARLIDADDTFRAARFSIIRERAAIGYHHRQYEAATEKGSPYRKMLAALWRESPVPTLEPGQRLATMASLLHVDRAGDSFAAALIAESGLAPEVWLRRYLDGYLTPVLHAFYAYDLVFMPHGENAILVIEDGAVARVIFKDIAEEIAVMSADAVLPPTVERIRADVPDDQKLLSVFTDVFDCFFRFLAATLADRGTLDEDTFWRTVAATVSDYQAAHPHLADKFAEHDMFTPEFALSCLNRLQLRNNEQMVDLQDPAGALQLIGTLHNPIAPYAP